AGAGTAAGATCAGGCACATATCGAGGTAGGTGAAGGACCCCTCGACGATATGCCGGAGCAGTTCGACGAAGGCGATGGGCGCTCGCGGGTCCTCACCCATGGGGATCAGGGGGTGCGACAGCGCCGCCGCCAGGGTGGCCAGGAACATGGAGAGCTCGGTGCTCACCTTCATCCGCTTGGCGATCCCGAAGACCACGGCGACGACCACCA
Above is a genomic segment from Synergistales bacterium containing:
- a CDS encoding C4-dicarboxylate ABC transporter, translating into MYHHAGLVLVVVAVVFGIAKRMKVSTELSMFLATLAAALSHPLIPMGEDPRAPIAFVELLRHIVEGSFTYLDMCLILL